One genomic region from Dehalobacter restrictus DSM 9455 encodes:
- a CDS encoding ATP-binding protein: MNNEIKKYPFTAIVGQEKMKLALILNVINPFLGGVLIRGEKGTAKSTAVRALADMLPERSQAEGCQFSCDPLQSDKVCSECAEKMKNDQPIKSITTKMKVIDLPVSATEDRVVGTLDIEHAIKKGEKKFEPGILAQANRNILYVDEVNLLDDHVVDILLDSAAMGINTIEREGISFSHPARFTLVGTMNPEEGDLRPQLLDRFGLVVDVAGENDTAQRVEVIKRRLAYEKDPEAFCRSFDHEQSALAEKIQKATALLPRVNFEDELLEMAAKISIALGVDGHRADIVMIKASMTIAAFYGKDKVTKEELKEAAAYVLPHRMRRKPFDDSQMSIDTIEEIINKIMEPCV; this comes from the coding sequence ATGAATAATGAGATTAAAAAGTACCCGTTTACAGCAATTGTCGGCCAGGAAAAGATGAAATTGGCATTAATTCTGAATGTGATTAATCCGTTTTTAGGCGGGGTCTTAATTCGCGGCGAAAAAGGAACAGCCAAATCAACGGCTGTTCGGGCGCTGGCTGATATGCTGCCGGAACGTTCGCAGGCGGAAGGATGCCAATTTTCCTGCGACCCGCTGCAGTCGGATAAAGTTTGTAGTGAATGTGCGGAAAAGATGAAGAATGATCAACCGATCAAGAGTATCACGACAAAAATGAAAGTCATTGATCTGCCCGTCAGCGCCACGGAAGACCGGGTCGTCGGAACACTTGATATTGAGCATGCCATCAAAAAAGGAGAAAAGAAATTTGAACCGGGTATTCTGGCCCAAGCCAACCGGAATATCCTTTACGTTGACGAAGTCAATTTATTGGATGACCATGTGGTGGATATCCTGCTTGATTCGGCAGCAATGGGGATCAATACCATCGAAAGAGAAGGCATCTCCTTTTCTCATCCGGCAAGATTTACTTTGGTTGGAACCATGAATCCGGAAGAAGGGGATTTGAGACCCCAGCTTTTGGATCGCTTTGGACTCGTTGTCGATGTTGCAGGGGAAAATGACACCGCCCAAAGAGTGGAGGTCATAAAGAGAAGGCTGGCTTACGAAAAAGACCCGGAAGCCTTTTGCCGCTCGTTTGATCACGAACAGTCGGCGTTGGCGGAAAAAATTCAAAAGGCAACCGCACTGCTTCCCCGGGTAAACTTTGAGGATGAACTTTTAGAAATGGCTGCGAAAATATCCATAGCACTCGGCGTTGACGGGCACCGGGCAGATATTGTCATGATCAAGGCTTCTATGACGATTGCTGCTTTCTATGGCAAAGATAAGGTGACCAAAGAAGAATTAAAAGAGGCGGCTGCCTATGTTTTGCCGCATAGAATGCGGCGGAAGCCTTTTGATGATTCGCAGATGAGTATCGATACAATAGAAGAGATCATTAATAAAATCATGGAACCGTGCGTTTAG